From the Nematostella vectensis chromosome 7, jaNemVect1.1, whole genome shotgun sequence genome, the window GCTATTGcaaggtatctatagagttcATTTAGCAAACCGGCTATATTATGTTGCGTTTCTCGACTTTTGAATCTCTGGGATATGCGAATAAATCAGGTCAAAGAGCCATGGACGGAATATTACATTTGTGAATTATAGAATCTGGAAGGTAGAAACCAAAGAATTTATAAACACGCTATTTCGTATCTAAaaggtttgttattatcttaaaCTGTTGAAATCAAGCTTAGATTCGCGGAGCTAGACTTCGGTAAATTAGTGTCAAATTTGTGAAATTGCATTAAATTACAATTATTGAAACCGAATTACTAAAACATGCAAGCTTTGTACCACATTATCTCAACTCTTGGTGTGTTACATTAACATAGATGAGTAGCATgattaatttattttgaaaattggGGAATAGGACGAAATAAGCACAATTATAATACCACATAGAGTTTTAGGGCTCAGGACTACGCATACTTTATTGTACATTATGACATTTATGACAATAAAATTAGAAACAAAACTTGTTCAAGTTTGAGTATTTGGTTAGTGAATTAACAAGAGATCGGAATTTGTAGGAATTTATTTCGATAGTATTAAAATGAATTTTGATTCACTGTGTTTGCAATAAACTAAATCACAGGAATCTATCGCGTTTATTTGGTTTGCGCAATTCTTGTGTACCACAAGTTCTTCCCTTGTAACATAAACACTGATTGTATACTGATTACAAAGCAAGATTTGGAATGTATACAGAATGCTTCAGTGATTCCCGCAAAATAGTGAATTATGAACAACGATGTTGTTCATAagtgatattttaaaaagcatGTTCAATGTATAAGAGATTCAACTCTTTCTAAACCATAAGCTGATAAGAGAAGGAAAACAAGACGCCTTTCACGATTTGCCCTATGATCAATCAAACAGTTAAATGGTAGTAAGCAAAACAGGTTTCTCGTGtacataacaaaaaatatagatttttCCAAGTTGATTAAGAATTGTATTGTTGAGTTGCTTAATTTTGTATTGTTGAGTTTCGTTTTCTTAAATATCAAATAATATTTAACAAATTTGACTGCATGATCGTGCGCCATTTTGAATCAAAGTTGATCGAGAGTAGCCTGGTGACGAGGCTTGCGTGACTCTATTCTTCTTTATTCCTTGTCAGACCACGGTGGTTCCTGTTGGTCTGGCGCCATTTCCTGGACCGGGAAGTGTGTCCGCTCCTCTCTGTCTGACGACGAACCAAGACGAGTATGGCAATGTGCTGGAAATCAAATCTGAGCCATTCTACACCCTCGAGGAGAGCGCTACAGAAGTGGACATGGACTACATATATGACACTTCACTCCACAGCGGAGCAGAGAGCACGGAAATGGTAGAAGATATATCGAGGCACACGAAAAATAAGATTGCTCGACATGCTCACAAGTGTAGTTAAAGTTGTAGCGTTGTAACGTTGTAACCCCATGTTACGCATTCGCTTCGTGTAACCTAATTGCTTCATGTAGCGCTTCATTTATAGCAATTGCTTTATGTAACGCAATTGCTTCATGTTATGTTTTTGCTTCATGTAACGCCATTGCTTCATGTAACACAATCGCTTCGTGTATAACAATCGTTTATGTAACGCAATTGCTTTTTGTAACGCAATCGCTTCATGTAACTGCTTTATGTAACGCAATTGCTTCATGTAACCGTTACAGGTAACtccagaagaagaagagaggcGCAAGTTGAGGAGAGAACGCAATAAGGTAGCAGCATCCAAGTGTAGACAAAAACGCAAGCAGCATGTCCGGAATCTGGTCCAGGTGAGCTTACTCGATCGCTCTTACGCTTCACCTTTAGAATTGCCAGAATATGATATATGAGTGTTTAGCTTAGTTATGCAATTGTATGTCTTGTTCGGGTGGGCTTGTTGGAATTACAGTTTGAGTCCAAGAGGATAGTTGTTAAATGAGATCACTTAACTGACATGATTTATGGCTATCTCGGCTGACATGATGTATTTATGTCTATCTGACATGATATGTATTTATGGCTGTCTGGATCATTAGACTGACATGATGTTTTTATCTGGATCCCAAGGTCTCGGAAGCGCTTGAAGTTCAGAACAACACTCTCCAGAGTCAAATCACCAAGCTACACGATGAGATCAAACAGCTGGAATTCATGCTTGATTCGCACAGCTGCTCTAGGCATGCAAGCGGTGGCCATGGCAACAACAACGACGAGCTTTCGCTCTCATTGTCTCAGTAAAATGAGTAGAGACTGTAGTTAAGAGGTATAGAATGTCTTTAtcaagacaaaaaaagaaaggacaaATGAAGGATTACCTAAGTAGTGAGTGATAGGAGAAAACGAACGTCTTACTTACTTGCTGGCAGCGTGCAACGATGACGGGAAAATATTCTCTTGCACTCGTCCCAGACCCCGCCGCAGCAGCTTATGCCCGGACACAGGGAGCCGGTAAGAATGTCAGGAACTATGCTGTCTCAAAAGTCTGGTCGGAATATGTTCTGCACTGGATCAAAAGTGAAATCGCATGTATATATCGTTgcacatatttattttatataccATATGCATGGGTTGCTGGCTTACTCATACATAATAAACGTAGCTGATTTTTGGTTAATGTACATAGTTTACATCCTTGAAAGGGTGtaatatatcttttttttgaaaatgtttaATCTAAATTCAAATAGACGTTTTATTTCTACCGTAATTTTTGGTCGTTATACCATGAGTTGCAATGTCCCTTTATCAGAATCATTTTATCTCGCTAAAGCAACCGCGACAAATGTACTGCTTGCAAGCTATCACGAAAAAGATTGACTGGTTGACATAGAACGCGCACAAAGAGGAACAAGGAGAGTTTGCAAGCGTGCAagtctattttaaataaaacttcATCAAACAGGCAATTTGAAAGCCTTTAGTTAAACGCCTAAAAATTGTATCAGACGAGAAAAGAACGAAGCAATACTTCAAGCTCAATACCCAATACCCTAACCTCCCACCAACGCAGAATCAGCATCTTTCGAAATTGCCAAAAGCAGGAAATTACGCTGAAAAAATAAGGAAGATAGCTGAAACTGTTCTCAGGGGCGTTTATTGGAAGAGGGATTTTTCGCATCTATTATCAGATCACTTCAATACTTGAATATTGTCAGATCATTTATAGTATAATATACAATGTACTCTatacaataaaacaaatattgtttttaatcGTTTCATTTTACAAGATTTGTTAGACGGGTGTTTGTTTTCTAACAAGATATAAAGATAAGATAAGAAGGGAAATCTCGGGTTATCTGTGGTGACAATGGCCGTTAGAGAGCTGGTGGTAAGCATGCTCCGGGACTCGGCGGGCGTTCCCATTTTCAcggacgaaaaaaaaaaagactggaTGGAAAGATCAATCCATTTGTTATTTGACGAAAGCGGGGGAGAAGGGGATGCATGCCCTTTGTAAGGGTATTATGCTAGTTGGTCATAGAAGTACTTACCCCAGAAATTTAGACTTAGAGGCGCTCCAAGAGCACACTTTTTCTACTGTTCTAACCACCTCACTTTACTTCTTATTTATAGCGCATCTCCCTACCCTCTTCCTCCTTCCCACCCTAATACGATTCTAACGATGTAGCGAGAGAATGTAACAAAATAGCAGGTACGAGTTCCAAAAGTTATATTGTAATTCTTAGACTTGAGAATGAACAATACGCGGACCAACTACACCGGGAGGCAAGCCCGACAAATAAGACAAATTGAGAACAAACAAATCCAGTTACTGTAATAATAAATCAAAGAGAACAATTACAAACAAAGTTACATGGCATTATAATCCTTAGACCACCCGTGAGAGGACAGTACGCGGACCAACTTTAGAGCCACCGGGAGGTGAATCCAAACATTCGGACAAATTGAGAACAAAGAAATCCACGTATTCTTATACAAAATCAATGAGCTGAAAGGAAAGATCAAAGGCAACGGCTGGAAAATTAGTAACATGCCAACGATAGCAGAATGGCGACGGGTTTATCGCCTTAAATGAACTTGTGGATAGAGCAAGCGATCGTTTATTGGTAAGTGAGTTTTGAAAAAAGAGAttttagaaagaaaaacatttttctagCTTTCTCCTCCTTGCATGCAATTTAGTTACACCGTGCATTGCAATTCCAACCATGCAGCCATAAAAGCCCCCGATCAGTGGACTGGTGTTAACAGCATATGTAGGGAGATcgttctaaaataaatgtcatTACTGAAAATAAGTTATAGATATCAAAAGACACAACGCATAAATTACTCCCTATACCCCCTTCTCGTGGACCGCGCTAGAGGCTTTTTAAATAGTCGCGAGGATGAGATAAATCAAGCCTTAACAAAAACTTTCCGTGACTCTCGGTCTTGTCGGGGATTGTTTTTCTGTCCGTAATAAAGGAGTGCTGTGAGGAGGAGTGAGTTGTTGTTATCAGAAATTCGAATCGATCGTctagtaaaaactactccctAGCTTTTTCAACAAGGGTTATCTATTTATCAGCATTCCATAACTGAAATGACGGAGAACAAGGCGTTCCACCTGTTATTATTGCCATGCCAAGAATTTACGCTCCTCGCCTTTTCCTAGTGCAAAGCTCTTCGAAACATGGGAATATTGCTACAATACACATTCACACTTCGAACTGGAAACCCTGGGAACTAAAATTCGCCAGTTTATTGGCGGGCACGCAAACAAGGAAAAGGTCTCTATACTCGGGATCTCACCATAagttaatacaaaaaaaaggatcagtttaagtttattttgattttcttcCATAGAAGAAAGCCGAAGATTTCCATGTGTTCCACACGCAATCGAAGTCACATTTGATTGGCTGAGGTTTTGTTGATTGACACGAGATCACGTCAAGAAGCCAAATCGGAGTCGGGATCATTCATAAGTAATGTCATCAGTCCGCGAATAGGCCATGTTGATGTGTGAAGACCCCTTTTGAGCATTTCGTCAGTTTATGAGCATAAAAGCATCCGCGGGAAATAGAGTGGAAACACATGTCTATAACAAGGCCTCCAGGGTACGCAAGCGTCTGGGAATAGCTACGGTAGCAGAAATGGAGTATCCCTTTGTTCCTCAGGTGAGAAATGAGAATTACTTGGAAAAATTGCTACAAGTCGAGGGATTTTCCATCCATTTACTGT encodes:
- the LOC116617291 gene encoding jun dimerization protein 2 isoform X3, translating into MSMSVCYCKTTVVPVGLAPFPGPGSVSAPLCLTTNQDEYGNVLEIKSEPFYTLEESATEVDMDYIYDTSLHSGAESTEMVTPEEEERRKLRRERNKVAASKCRQKRKQHVRNLVQVSEALEVQNNTLQSQITKLHDEIKQLEFMLDSHSCSRHASGGHGNNNDELSLSLSQ
- the LOC116617291 gene encoding jun dimerization protein 2 isoform X1, with amino-acid sequence MDTKAPRFWNSISRLLNHGTAGTTVVPVGLAPFPGPGSVSAPLCLTTNQDEYGNVLEIKSEPFYTLEESATEVDMDYIYDTSLHSGAESTEMVTPEEEERRKLRRERNKVAASKCRQKRKQHVRNLVQVSEALEVQNNTLQSQITKLHDEIKQLEFMLDSHSCSRHASGGHGNNNDELSLSLSQ
- the LOC116617291 gene encoding jun dimerization protein 2 isoform X2, which gives rise to MNVGQMTSAHGLDQTTVVPVGLAPFPGPGSVSAPLCLTTNQDEYGNVLEIKSEPFYTLEESATEVDMDYIYDTSLHSGAESTEMVTPEEEERRKLRRERNKVAASKCRQKRKQHVRNLVQVSEALEVQNNTLQSQITKLHDEIKQLEFMLDSHSCSRHASGGHGNNNDELSLSLSQ